A portion of the Caenorhabditis elegans chromosome III genome contains these proteins:
- the dmsr-5 gene encoding G-protein coupled receptors family 1 profile domain-containing protein (Confirmed by transcript evidence): MCTQDLPLFDLENNSTIYFFDQLIAFNQVYTVLHRYLCLFVCFFGVLLNSLHFYVLTRKAMRVYIINALLCAMSICDIITMTSYFIYILRFRIFDTPSTIIGYSYPWLIFLITHVTSSIALHTTSLYLSVIMAYIRWTALDRLDAKWINHGALKQILIFTALIVSVISIPTVMVHKIVPVTEVLGMNETDLLEGAKFDGLYTVQLDETKINGCALFRVNLWITGIMFKALPCLLILWFTIALIYKLVQMSEKRKILRGEKRENVEFQLLATSATPTTTTRNEASPRLRKVSQCSRNVSIDRTTLMLIIMLVVFLCTEMPQGLLSILSAIYPTHVHTMIYVNVGEVLDLMSLINCLTSFIVYCVMSTTYRATVKSVLCRSTSRRTVFKNTHLLLDSYRIQVS, encoded by the exons ATGTGCACACAGGATCTACCACTTTTcgatttggaaaataatagtacaatttattttttcgatcaGTTGATCGCTTTCAATCA GGTCTACACAGTATTGCATCGGTATTTATGtctttttgtgtgttttttcgGTGTTCTCCTCAACAGCCTTCATTTTTATGTGTTAAC aagaaaagcCATGCGAGTGTATATAATAAACGCCTTACTATGTGCAATGTCAATTTGTGACATAATCACCATGACGTCATACTTCATATATATCCTTCGGTTCCGAATATTCGACACCCCATCCACCATAATCGGATACTCATATCCATGGTTAATATTTCTTATCACCCATGTGACGTCATCCATTGCACTCCATACTACATCACTATACCTATCCGTAATCATGGCATACATTCGATGGACGGCACTTGATCGACTTGATGCGAAATGGATCAATCATGGTgcattgaaacaaattttaatattcactGCGCTAATCGTGTCAGTGATATCAATACCAACAGTGATGGTACACAAAATTGTACCGGTCACAGAGGTTTTGGGGATGAATGAGACTGATTTGTTGGAGGGTGCAAAG TTCGACGGCCTCTACACAGTTCAACTGGACGAGACCAAGATCAACGGATGTGCACTTTTTCGTGTAAATTTATGGATTACCGGGATCATGTTCAAG GCTCTTCCTTGCCTTCTGATCCTCTGGTTCACCATTGCCTTAATCTATAAACTGGTTCAAATGAGCGAGAAGCGGAAGATTCTACGTGGTGAAAAGCGGGAAAACGTGGAATTTCAGCTGCTTGCCACGTCAGCAACACCCACGACGACTACAAGAAATGAAGCTTCACC acgattGCGAAAAGTGTCCCAATGCAGCAGAAATGTCTCAATTGACCGAACGACATTGATGCTCATCATAATGCTTGTGGTATTCCTGTGCACCGAAATGCCGCAAGGCCTACTTTCCATTTTATCGGCAATCTACCCGACACATGTGCATACAATGATCTATGTGAATGTTGGAGAG gttcTCGATTTAATGTCACTAATCAATTGTCTGACGTCTTTCATTGTATATTGCGTGATGAGTACCACGTACAGAGCTACGGTAAAGTCTGTTCTGTGCCGATCGACTTCGCGACGGACTGTCTTCAAAAATACGCATCTCTTGCTCGATTCTTATAGAATACAGGTTTCATAG
- the fipr-17 gene encoding FIP (Fungus-Induced Protein) Related (Product from WormBase gene class fipr;~Confirmed by transcript evidence), translating to MNVYSVCVFAILAISSVSGIFLPQGGKKCGGSSGYGSGVIIGAPRPQ from the coding sequence atgaaCGTCTACTCTGTCTGCGTCTTCGCCATCTTGGCTATTTCTTCAGTTTCTGGAATCTTCTTGCCACAAGGAGGAAAGAAGTGCGGAGGAAGCAGTGGATACGGAAGCGGAGTCATCATCGGTGCACCACGTCCACAATAA
- the Y48A6B.3 gene encoding Putative H/ACA ribonucleoprotein complex subunit 2-like protein (Confirmed by transcript evidence), with translation MGKRNLDETMNESTVSEANGDATAPTTEKDEYQALCELVNPIAQPLANRKLAKKVYKLIKKASAGDKTLREGIKDVQKELRRNEKGICILAGNVSPIDVYSHIPGICEEKEIPYVYIPSREQLGLAVGHRRPSILIFVKPSGDFKELYDEVAEALRHLTVEAA, from the exons ATGGGCAAGCGCAATCTGGACGAGACAATGAACGAGTCGACCGTATCAGAAGCCAATGGAGACGCCACCGCACCAACCACCGAGAAGGACGAGTACCAGGCACTTTGCGAGCTG GTAAACCCAATCGCTCAGCCACTAGCAAACCGCAAGTTGGCCAAGAAGGTGTACAAGCTCATCAAGAAGGCCTCCGCCGGCGATAAAACCCTCCGTGAGGGCATCAAGGACGTGCAGAAGGAGCTCCGCAGAAACGAGAAGGGAATCTGCATTCTTGCTG gaaacgTCTCTCCAATCGATGTGTACTCACATATTCCGGGAATCTGCGAGGAGAAGGAGATCCCATACGTCTACATTCCATCTCGTGAGCAGCTCGGACTCGCCGTCGGACATCGTCGCCCGTCGATTCTGATCTTCGTCAAGCCGAGTGGGGACTTCAAGGAGCTGTACGACGAGGTCGCCGAGGCTCTCCGTCATCTCACCGTCGAGGCCGcctaa
- the exos-1 gene encoding Exosome complex component CSL4 homolog (Confirmed by transcript evidence), which yields MLAETLVAPGDKVLDAIGEYRMGKGLYEANRRIFASVAGFVNVYGFRDKSDNLVQVIEVRRSEDQLDNELLPFHGAIVTAKVMAVGLRFAKCDIISIGDKVYKKRFSALLPKKKLRPLEPELSEPFKNFVRPNDYILAKVCEDAEIKDKFVLSIAEDELGVVLCRGRFGEPMQKVDWNTVVSTRTGKTEPRKMAKVPQKCTLPTQSVA from the exons ATGCTCGCCGAAACGCTTGTGGCGCCCGGCGACAAGGTTCTCGACGCGATTGGTGAATATCGAATGGGGAAGGGATTATACGAGGCGAATCGAAGGATCTTCGCGTCGGTAGCCGGTTTTGTCAACGTTTATGGATTCAGAGAT AAATCCGACAACCTGGTGCAAGTGATCGAAGTTCGCCGCAGCGAAGATCAGCTCGACAATGAGCTTCTCCCATTCCACGGAGCCATCGTCACCGCCAAAGTGATGGCTGTCGGATTACG ATTCGCCAAATGTGACATCATCAGTATCGGCGATAAGGTTTACAAGAAGCGGTTCTCGGCGCTGCTGCCGAAAAAGAAGCTGAGGCCGCTGGAACCTGAATTG agtgagccattcaaaaactttgtgcGACCCAACGACTACATTCTGGCAAAAGTTTGTGAAGACGCCGAAATCAAGGACAAATTCGTTTTATCGATCGCCGAAGACGAGCTAGGCGTTGTGCTGTGCCGTGGACGATTTGGTGAACCAATGCAAAAAGTCGACTGGAATACggtggtctcgacacgaaccGGCAAAACGGAACCCAGGAAAATGGCCAAAGTTCCGCAAAAGTGCACATTGCCCACGCAATCGGTGGCCTGA